The DNA region CCCGAACGCATGGCCGCTTCGGCAACCGCAGGCGTCTCCCACTCCAGCACGCGGGGATCAAGGGGCTTTGGAATAACGTAATCCAGGCCAAAGGACATTTCCTTCACGCTGTAGGCATCGCAAATTTCACTCGGCACCGGCTCCTTGGCCAGATCGGCCAGGGCCCTGGCGGCAGCCACCTTCATCTCCTCATTGATTTCAGTGGCCTGTACGTCGAGCGCACCGCGGAAGATGTACGGGAATCCGGAGACGTTGTTGACCTGGTTGGGGAAATCCGTGCGGCCGGTGCCCATGATGCACTCGGGGTTGGCGCCCTTGGCGTCGGCGTAGCTGATCTCCGGGTCCGGGTTGGCCATGGCGAAGATGATGGGGTTGTGCGCCATGCTGCGCACCATGTCCTGCGTCACGAGATCCTTTCTCGATAATCCCAGGAATACGTCCGCGCCTTTCATGCACTCCGCCAGGCTGGCTTCCTTGTTCTGGGCAAAGAGGACCTTGTACGGGTTCAGCCCGCCCCTGCCCTGGTAAATCAACCCCTTGGAATCGAACATATAAATATTCTCATTGGCGATTCCCAGAGAGACGTAGAACTTGGCGCAGGCGATGCCTGCCGCGCCGGCGCCGACAATCACCACCTTCATATTTTCCATTTTCTTGCCGGAAATCTCGGCGGCGTTCAGCAACCCTGCTCCGGATATGACGGCCGTGCCATGCTGGTCGTCGTGGAACACCGGGATGTTCATCTCGTCCTTGAGGACCTCCTCGATGTAAAAACATCCAGGCGCCTTTATGTCCTCCAGGTTGATGCCCCCGAACGTCGGCTCCAGGGCCTTGACCACGTCGATAAGCTGATCCGCATTGCGCACGTCCAGGTTGAGGTCGAAGACGTCGATGTCGGCAAAGTTCTTGAACAGCACGCCCTTGCCTTCCATCACCGGCTTGCCGGCCAGGGGTCCGATATTGCCCAGTCCCAGCACGGCCGAGCCGTCGGAGACCACGGCGACCAGGTTCGCCCTGCCGGTATAGAGCGCCGCTGCGGAAGGATCTTCGACAATGGCGTTGCACGCCTCGGCCACCCCTGGCGAGTAGGCCATGGACAGCTCTTTCTGGTTGCCGCACGGTTTGGTGGGGACCACTTCGATAATTCCCGGACGGGGGCTACGGCGATACTGCAGCGCTTCTTCTCGGGTATACAAGGCCATTTGGATTCCTCCTGTCGTTGTAAATGTGCTGGCACAGAGCGCGCCGTATCACGCCGCCACGCATGAACAGAGCGGAGCAACCCGGCGTTTTTCTTCTTTATTCGTTGGTTAAGCGTGCTAACGGCCAGAGAGCCGCTGCGCTGGTTGCCCGTTGGAACGACCAGGGAAACCAGAAAACAAGGAGGTCGACGTATCCTTCATATCAAGTTGCAATCCGTTGCAGCCGGAAGTGAGCGGCGCACGCTTCGCGTCCAGCCCTGCCCGGCTGGAGGGCGACCGCGATGCCGCGAATCTCACTCCGTGCCGAAATCAGTCCGAGCCATCCATGCGTTCCGCCCTGAACAGCGCCAACCGATCGAAAAGGCGCTTGTCGCGCGTCCGGCGCAACGCATCTGCGGCGTCGTCACCGTAGTCGTAGAATCCAGCGCCGCTCTTCAGGCCCAACTTGCCGTCCTGGACCATTTTTTCCAGCAAGGGCGGCGGGGCGAACTGTCCTCGCCCCAGCATTTCGTGCAGGTATTTGAAGATAGAGAGATACACATCGATGCCTGCCTGATCCGCAATTTCAAAGGGACCAAAAGCGCTCAGCCTGAAGCCGAAGGATGAGGTCACGATGCGGTCCACTTCCTCAGGCGTCGCCAGCCCCTCTTCCACGATGGCCAGGGCTTCGGCCGCCATGGCGAACTGGATGCGGTTGGCCACGAACCCCGGGGAGTTGGCACACGCGGTCGGATACTTGCGTACGGCCTCGGCAATGACTTTGGCCGTCTCCACGGTTTCCGCGCTGGTCGCGCCGGCCGGGATGACCTCGATGCAGGGCGTGATCTGCGGGGGGTGGAACCAGTGCATGCCGATGACCCGCTCCGGGTGCTGCGTCACATCACAGAGCTTGGCGATGTCAAAAGAGGATGTGTTGCTGGTCAGAACCACATCCGGCCTGGTCAGGGCGCCGAGACGGTGGAACAGCTCGCGTTTGACCTGAAGATCCTCGAACACGGCTTCGAACACGAAGTCCGCCCAGGCGGCTGACGCCTCCAGGTCATCATGAAACTCCATGCGCCCAAAAGAGGCTTCGGCCAGCTCGGCGTCGATGCGCCCTTCTCTGACCATGCCTTCCAGATGCTCTTTGACAAGCACCTTGGCCTTGTCCAGAACTCCGGGAAACTGATCCACAATGCGCACGTTGAAGCCGGCCATGGCGACGCACTGCGCAATGCCGTGGCCCATGGTGCCAGCACCGACAACCATAATCTTCCATGACGTATCCATTATATCTCCTCGTACCGCGCGTGATTAGCCAACGCCCATCAAGCGTTGCTGCAGAGCCTCATCCTTGGCCAGGACATCGGGCGAGCCGGAAAAGATCACTTCGCCCATTTCCATGACGTAACAATGGTCCAGATACGGCAGCAGCTTTGCCGAGAACTGCTCGACCACGACGGCGGTCAGCTTGAAGTCCTTCCGGATCTCGAGAATCATATCCAGCATGTCCTTCGCGATGTTCGGGGCCAGCCCTTCCGTGGGCTCGTCCAGCAGCACCAGGTCGGGGTTGCCCATCATGGTGCGGGCCACGGTGAGCATCTGCTGCTCGCCACCGCTCATCTGGGCGCCCAGTTTCTTGCGCAGGATATGCAGCTTGGGAAAGTACTTGTATGCTTCATCGAGCCCGAAGAGCTTGTCCTTATTCGGGGTATGCCTGGCTGATTTGATGCCCAGCCTGAGATTGCGACGCACAGTAAGGTTGGGAAAGATCTTGCGGTCTTCGGGAACCCATCCCAATCCGAGATTCGCGATCTTATGCGGTGGCAAGCCCACGATATTCTGCTTCTTGAAGACAATTTCACCAGTGACACGCGGCGGCGTCAGTCCCATGAACGCCCGGAACAGACTGGATTTGCCGGAGCCGTTGCGGCCAAAGAGCCCTACGAACTGCCCTTCGACAATATCGATATCGATATCGAAGATGACATGCGCGCCGCCATAGTACACGTTGAGATTTTTCGCTTGCAGCATCATTGCACCTCGTGCCCCAGATAAGCGGCCTGGACTTCATTATTATTTGCAATTTCCTTGGGCGTGCCCGTAGCCAGGATGGTCCCGTGGTGGAGTACGATGATCTCGTCGGAAATGCCGAATACGAGGTCCATGTCATGCTCAACGATGATTATCTTCGTGGTTTTGTTCAGCTCCTTGATCAGATCGGTGATGCGCAACCGCTCGGCCTTGGACAAGCCGGCCATGGGTTCGTCGAGTAGCAGGGTCTGCGGCTCCGAGGTGATGGCTACCGCCAGATCCAGAATCTTGCGGTCGCCATGGGGAATATAGGCGGCGCCGTTGTTGGCCTTATCCGCAATATTCACACGCTCCAGGATTTCCATGGCCTTCTCCTGGACCTGCTTGTTTTTCTTGAAGCTTCTGAAGGGGTGTCTCATCTGCCCCAGGCGGTGCTGCACGCCGATGCACACGTTTTCCAGCACCGTCATTTCTTCAAACAGGCTGACCACCTGGAATGAACGGGCTATGCCCTGCCCCACCACTTGGTACGGCTTGAGGCCGGTGATGTCCTTGCCCCTGTAGTGGATGGAGCCCGAGTCCGGTTTCAGCAACCCTGTCAGTAGGTTAAAGAACGTGGTCTTCCCTGCGCCGTTGGGCCCGATGATTGACAGGATGCCTGTCTCGTCGATGTCGCAGCTCACGTCGTTGGTGGCTACGAACGCCCCGAACCGCTTGACAAGATTACGTATCTCAAGAAAAGCCATAGTAATGTTCCTTATTAAGGTCTTATGGCGGAAGGCGCATGGAAATTGCGCTAATTTGTCTGCTCCACCTGCTCCTCTGCACCGCCGCCTTGCTTGGCAGGTGTGGGCAGCAAACCTTTCTTGCTCTTTTTGCCGCGGGAGCGGTTTATAATGATGCCCATCAGCCCCGTGGGGAAAAGACTCAGCACCACGACGAACAGCAGCCCGTAGATCAGCGCCCAGTGGTCCCAGAGCGCACTGAGAAGCTCTTTAAAAAGAATGAAGATGATGGAACCGACGATCGGGCCGTAGAAGCTGACTGTGCCGCCGCCAAGCAGCGTGGCCATGACCACGTCGCCTGACTTGCTCCAGTCGAGGATGTCGGCAAAGGCCGACTGGGTCAGCATGCAGTACATGCCGCCGGCCAACCCGGCAAAGGCGCTGGAAATGGTGAAGACGGCGAACTTGTACTTCCCTGTGTTGTATCCCAGGTACTGCGCGCGGATGTAATTCTGGCGCACCGCCTGCAGCGACATGCCGAAGCAGGATTTCGCCAGGGTCCGGATCAATATCGCGCACAGCAGGAACACCACGAAGCAGAAGTAGTAGTAGGTATGCGGGTCCTTCATGTTCAGGCCCAGAATGCTCACGCGGTCAATGCCGGAAAGCCCGGCTTCGCCGCCGGTCACGGCATCCCACCGCCAGCAGATGCCGAACACCACCTGGGTGAAGACAACGGTCAGCATGGCGAAATACACGCCCCGTTTTTCGCGGATCATCCAGCCCAGCATGGCGCCGAACAACGCCCCGATGGCGATCGCGGTGATCAGCGGCAGAAAGAAGGAGTCCTCACCGTAGAACCTCAGAAAACTGATGGCCGCCGCATAGGAGCCAAGACCGTAGAACGCGCCGTGGCCGAAGGAGGGCAAGCCTGTCTGTCCCAGGCAGAGGTTGAAGCTCAGGGTAAAGATGAACCACAGTAGCAGTTCTGTTCCCAGGGAAACGAAGTTCCCCAGATACGGCAGAAACGGATAACAAAGAAAGACGAGAAAAATCCAAAAGAGAGGATCCTTGCGTACTTTGTCCATGACATTCTCCATGCACCTGGCGAGCTTGTGTCTGTGCGCTTCACGATTGCAGAATCAGCACCGCTGTCGCCTTACTCGATGATGTTCTGCTGCCCCATGAGCCCGCGAGGCCAGAAGTAAACGATGACGCCCATCAGCAGGTAAGGAATGATGTCTACGTAGCGCGGCACGACAAGTGTGCCGAGGGAGATGGACAAGCCCACAAGCAGCCCGCCGATAAGCGTACCGGGGATGCTGCCCAGGCCGCCCATGAGCACGATGAGGAAGGACGGCATGAGGATGGCATTGCCCATGCCCGATTTCACGCTCCAGATAGGCGCTGCCAGGATGCCGGCGAGACCCGCCGCAGCCGAGCCCAGAACCATCACGTACAACCGAAGCTTGTAGAGGTTGTGACCCAACGCACCGACCATCTCGCTGTTGAACATGCCGGCTTTGACCACGGCGCCGAAGTTGCTTTTTTCCGTGAGAATCCAGGTTCCGCCGATCATCAGGATGGCGACGCCTGCGATGAACAGCCGGTAGTAGGAGTAGACAAAGTCGCCGATGATCAGGAGGCCGCTTGCAAAGCTCGGCGGATCGACGTTGTGCGCGGCAGGACCGAAGATCATGCGGATGAGCTCTTCCATGGCGATGGCGAAGCCCAGTGTGATGAGGAGTCCGAAAAGGGGGTCTTGTCCGTAGACCCTGCGGATAATCACCCGCTCAACAAGATAGCCGATGCCGGCTACAAAGATCGGCGCCAGGACCATGGCCGGCAGATAGCCGATGGATTGGTACATGGCCCAGAAAAAGTAGGCGCCGAAAGTGAAGATGATACCGTGGCTGAAGTTGATCACTCCCGAGACACCCAGCACCAAGCTGAATCCCAGGGCAACGGCGGTGTAGACCAGTCCGAGGACCACGCCGTTCAGAATAAGCGACAAGATAAGCATGCAGGCCTCCCTCAGAGGGGCCCGGCCGCCCTTGCAGCGGCCGGGCCGTCATTGCGAGTTATTTCTGGGCGCCACAACTTACGTCGACAGGATTTTCCTCCTCGGTCATGTCATATTCAGATGCGTGGTAGGCCTTCTGCACATCCCAAATATTGAGACCCTTGCCTTCAGGATTGGCCTTCACGATGTCCACGGTGCTGAGCACCTGATGCGTCTTGGGGGAAACGTAGCTGGGTTGAGCACGCAGGTTGTTGGTAATCTCAAGACCCTCCATTGCGCAAATCAGCTTTTCCACATCATCAAGACTGCCGGCTTTATTCGCTGCCTCGTTAATCATCATGATTGCGATGTAGCCGTTGTAATTCCCGTTATCCATGACAGGCGCGGCTGCGTCAGGGAACATCTTCTCGAACTTCTTGGATGCGGCTTCCATCTTGGGATTCTCGTTCCAGGACACTTCCACGGCGGCATACGCCTGACGCTCATCCGGATCGAGTGGATACATGTCCACATATTCCATGAGCGTATACACCACCTTCATCTTGTCATAGATCTTATACTCGGCGAGTTGCTTCAGCAGCGCCACGTTGTCGAAGCCGGCACAGGTGATCATCAATACTTCGGCGCCGGAGTTGCGGATCTGCAAAAGCTGGGAGCTGAAATCACGAGTTCCCAGAGGCACTTTGACCTCGCCCACTTCGGTGGCACCGGTTTTTTCCATCACGTCGCGAGCCCAGCGGGTTCCGGAGTGGCCCCAGGAGTAATCGTGGGTCAGGTAGAACCACTTTTTGCCCAGATTGTTCGTGGCGTAGGTTGCAGCGGCCCGGCCCAAGGCGGCCATGCTGGCGCCCACGCGGAATTGATAGTGGTTGGCTTTGGCTGAAGTCAGCTCATCGGAGTTGCCGTTGGTGCAGACGTACAGCACCTTGCGCTCTTCAGCCACGGCGCCGACGGCCATGCCGACCGAGGAGCTCACGCCGCCCACGAGGACCTTGACCTGGTCCTTTTCGATAAGGCTGCGGGCGCGTCTTGCCGCGGCATCAGGGTTGCTTTCGGAATCAAGCACTTCCAGCTCCACGGTCCTGCCAAGAATCTTGCCTCCCAGATCCTTGAGCGCCATTTCCATGCCTGCACGCTCCAGGGCGCCATGGTCGCCGTAGTTACCCGAGACCGGGCTCACCACGCCGATTTTAAACGGCTCTTCAGCCATTGCCTGGGGTGCGACTAACAGTACGCCAAGCAACATCAGACCGACGATCCAAATGCGTTTCATGGAGCTACCTCGTTTTTGTTGAGGGTTAGTGTTCCAAAGTCTCCGACAAACAATTCCCCTTCTTGTTCGGGTTAATGCGCTGTCCATCCGCCATCGACGTACAGCACGGTTCCTGTGACCATGTCCGAGGCCCGGGACGCCAGGAATACCGCGGCTCCGACAAGGTCATCGGTTGTGGCCATTCTTGAAAACAGGATGTTCTCGTCCACGTAGGCCTTGAACTCAGGCTCTTCGAACATCGCCTGCGTCAAGGGCGTCAGCAGAAAGGTGGGGGCGAGGGAGTTGACGTTGATGTTGTGTTTGGCCCACTCCACCGCAAGCACGCGGGTCATCTGGTCCATGGCCCCCTTGCTGGAACAGTAGGCGCTGCGACGAATGAGCCCTACGCTTCCTGCTTGCGACGAGATGTTGATGATCTTGCCGCCCTGCTGGGCAATCATGATCCGCCCCACAGCCTGGCAGCAGAAGAAGCTGCCCTTGAGGTTGATGTCGAGCACCTTGTCCCAGGCCTCTTCGGTCACTTCTTCCGCGATCTGAGGAATGTTGATCCCCGCGCTGTTGACGAGGATGTCGATGCGGCCATACGCCTCGTTCACCTCGGAGACGCATGCGTTGATGGACGCCGTGTCGGTAACGTCCAGCCTGCTGGACAAGGCCCGCCCCCCCCAGGTGGAGGCGATATCCTCGGCAGCGCGTTCCACCGCTTCGGCCTGGATGTCGCACAAGGCCACATCCGCGCCGTAGCGGGCCAGAGTTTGTGCGACTGCGAGACCAATGCCCCCTGCAGCGCCCGTGACCATGGCCACCTTGCCGTCAAGATCGAACTCATAGCCGCGCGGTTTGTCGTTCTGCGCCATGTTGCCCGTGGACCCCATCGCTTACCTCCATTATTGTATTTTCATATGCTCCGTCGGCGCCGCACACCCTACGCAGTGATCACAGGCAAGGTCGAGCCGCCCATGGGCATCACAAGAATGCGTGCATCTTCGCCACATTGCGCCACGGCTTCCTGCAAAGCTCCTTCGATGCTGTCCATGGGTTCGAAAAACAAGCTCCTGGCAACGTCCTCGTCCATATCGCTCACGACAAACACCCGCGCCTTGCGCAAGGCCAGGGCTATGGCTGCTGCCTTGTGGCCGCCAAGCTCAAATTTCCTTGCGATATCTTCAATGATTTTTTCGGGAGAGACGGCGTTGCATATCCAGCGCTCGAAAGTTGCCGAGCCGTAATGCTCGGGGCAGGACGCCACCAGGATGATGCATCCGCCCTCGCGCACGGCGAAGCGCGCGTTGTCCAGGGCTTTTTGCGCCTGGTACATGTTGATGTCTTTGGGGTAGCCGCCGGCGCTGACCACCACGATGTCGGCAGGCCGCTCCAAAGGAAACTTGTACAGAGAGTCGAGGAACGCGCAGCCGGCGCGGTGGGCCTCTACATAATGTCCCGCCACTGCCTTGAGGATTTGCTTGCCCGGGCCGAGCACTACGTTGAAGATGAAATCGATGGGCAAAAAGCCATGCACTTCCTCAATATCCGCACGCACGGGATTGCCTTCGATCTTCCCGGTGACCGCGCCGTCCTCCACCATCATCCGGTGGTTGGCCTGAATGCTGCGGGGCGTGGAGACGCCGGGGAACAACGCTTTGGCCCCTCCGGAGTATCCAGCGAAGTAGTGGTACTCGATGTTGCCCAGGCAGACCCTGATGTCCGCTTCCACCACAGGACGGTGGATCTCCACCGGCGTGCCACGTGAGGTGACGCCCACTTCCACGCAATCGTCCGCATCTGAATCGATGCAACGATACTCGCGCAGGATATCCGGCCCCACCAGGGATTCCATTTCTTCCCAGGTGTGTTTGCGGTGCGACCCTAGGGCGAACACGATGCAGATATCTTCCTTGCGCACTCCGCCTGCCGCCAGCTCATCCAACACCGGGGGCAGCATCTTCCGGGAGGGGCACGGCCGGGTGATATCGCTGGTCACAATGGCGACGGTCTTGCCGGGAGCGACCAGCTCGCGCAGACGCGGCGAGCCGATCGGCTGCTCCAGACTGCGGCGCATCTCCTTTTCCTCGTCGCAATCGCCTTGCGCCACGGCAGGCATCAGCACCGCCATGATGCGCCCATCTTCCAGCGCGAGGGAAAGTTTCTCCTTGCCTTTCGCCAACACCAAGTCCATGTCCCCACCTCCCATGAGCGTTTCCTTGTCGCGCTCCCCCATTGCAGGATCGCGCGCTGGCCGCGGGTTCCTGCCGAGAAGACAAGAACCCGCGGCGTTGCACATGGCTGCTAGTCGAGCCCGAGAACGTCTCTGATCTGCTTCACGCCCGTGCGGAAGCTGCACACCACGGGCTTGCCCATGTCTTTGGTCTTCTCCAGAAGCGACATCATGCTGCCCTGCGCCAGTACGACGGCGTCGTTTTCATCAACAGCCTTCTGGATGGTTTCCATGAGGATTCTGTCGTGCTTGGGCTTGTCGCCTTCTTCCAGCAAGGCTTCGTACGCACCCTTTGCGAAACAGGAGCTCACGGTGACGTCCGCGCCCATTTCCCTGGCCGTGGTTTCCACAAGGCGCGTGGAGGGGGCGACCGTGGAAATGGCAGTGGCGACCACGCCCACCTTGCCGCCGCCCTTGAGCGCCTCCTGGATGGCGATGGCGCCCATGGGCTTGTCCACCTTCACGTAGGGGATGGAGATGAGCTTCGCGGCCACGTCTGCGGCCTCGCCCACCGAGGAGCACTGGTTCAGAATGCATTCGCAGCCTAGAGACTCCAGGAGCACGGCGTACTGGCAGATTCGCTTGACAACTCCGGGCGTGGTGCCCGTGTTGGCCAGCACTTCCTTGAGCAGGCTGTCGTCGATGATGTTGACCATCTCGACCTCGGGCAGCATTTCAGCGAACAGCGCCTTCAGATCTTCAACCGAATACAAGAAGGTGTGGATAACTCCGACTTTACGTTTCGACATGGTCCTATCCTTTACTGTTTTTCGCGTATGCCTTTTCCATTGCGGCCAGCAGCGGCATGGTTTTGCCGGAAAGGTACTGCACCATTGCGCCCCCGGCGGTGCAGACATGTCCTATTTTCGACATGTCGATGAAGGACGCGGCGCAGCTCACGCTGTCCCCGCCACCAATGACCGTGTATCCGGGGGCATTTTGGATGGCTGTGAACAGAGCGCGCGAGCCCCGTTCAAAAAGCGGATTCTCATACACTCCGGGAGGGCCGTTCACGAAAACGGTTCCCGCTTTGACGATTTTTTCCTCGTAGGCGGCTATGGTCTGCTCGCCGATGTCGAGCAGATCGGCGTCCAGGGGCAGGTCTCCCACTGCGATTTCATGCCTGGCGCCGTCTTTCTCGTACGCCACGTCCAGCGGAAGATGGATGTAGTCCCCGTACTTTTCCAACAACTCCAGAGACTGGGGAAGGAATGAGTCGTAGCCACGATCGAGGATATACTTCTCGGCATTGGCGCCCAGGCGCACGCCTTTGGCCTGCATCATCACCAGACCGGTGACGCCGCAGGTCAGAATGGTCTGGGCCGCACTGCGCGACAGCACTTCGCCCATCATTCCATAGGCATCGGAGATGCGGTTGCCGCCCAAGAGATAGACAGCTGGTTGCGCAGGTGTTTCGAGCACATGGGAAAGCGCATCCACTTCCGAGAACAACAGCTCGCCCGCCGCTGCAGGCAGCAGCTCCTGAAAGGCGACCTGGGAAGGGGAGTTGCGGTGCGCCGCCGAGAACGCATCGTTGACATAGGCGTCCGCCAGCGGAGCAAGAGACCTGACAAGATAGCAGTTCAGGTACTCCCCGGGCGAGACCTTGAGCGCGAACTCGAATGCGGAGATTTCCTCCGCCAGATAGCGCAGGTTGCCCAGCAGGACTGCCTGCCCAGGATTCAGGGATTTCACTGCGGCTTGCGCGGCCGGTCCGCAAACGTCGTCAATATAGTCGACCGTGCAGCCCGCGAGCTCGGAAAGGCGCTGCGCATGCTGCGCCATGGGAATCAGGCCCTTGTAGTCCTGGGAATCTCCCTGGTGGGCGATGATTGCGATCTTCGCGCCCTGGCGCAACAGCCACACAAGAGTTCCAACACTCTTGTCGATGCGGTTTGTGTTGCGCAGCTTTCCGGTGTCTGCATCCACCGGGCAATTGATATCCAACCGCAAGATTACGGTTTTGCCCCGGTAGTCGAAATCCACAAAGGAGTGGATGCGCATGTCCTTGCTCACTTCCATTTCCCCAAACCAAGATAATCGTTGGTCTTGCCGACGCCTTCGAGCCTGTCGGTCTGCATCTCCATGGCCGCCCGGACCGCATCCATGGTTTCCGGAATGGTGATGGATTCCTGCGGGATGTTGATGGCGAACATGATGTCTTCGCCGGACTTGACCAGCGTGTCCTTCCACAGGGCGATCTCGTACATATCGCTGCGATAGTTGCCGAGATCGCGCGCGTAGCGGAACAGGGAGGCGTTGCCGAGGAACCCTTCGGCCCTGCTCACGACCCTGATTCTGTCGTGCTTGCGGAACTCCTCTTCAACGGCTTCCAGGGAGACGGACTTCTTGGGGGTCACGCACAGCGTGATGATGTGGCCATGGGTCACGGGGGTATGGACGAGGATGCCCGTGGCATGGATGTGGGGCATGATGTGCATCAGATCCAGGCATTGATGCGACGGCGCTTCGTCCACCATCAGGGCGTTGGTCAGGCCGCGGTGGTAATCGCCAGGGTCGGCCACGCGCCGGATGATGGTGATGGCGACCTTTTCAACGCCGACGCTGCGGTCCATGCTGTCAACGGCGCGGATCAGGCCGGTGGTGTTGCAGGAGGTCAGCTTGAGCCATTTCGCGCCTAGCCCCTTCTCATAGTTGGCGTAGCCATGGAAAAAGACATCTGCGACGCTGTCGGCTTCGCCGCCCTGGAACACGGCTTTCTTGCCGTGCTTTTCATAGGTCGCCTTGTTCTTGGCGCCTATGCCGCCCGGCGCTGCATCCAGAATAATATCACTGGCTTCCACCAGCTCTTCAAAGGACCCGGTAACGGGAATGTCCAGAGCCTCGAAGGCGCTGTTATCCATGCTGCCCGAGAAAAAGGGGTACGGCATGCCGCTTTCCTTCAGGGCGCGCACGGAAAGGGTTGGCCCGACATCGCACACGCCGACAAGTTCCATATCCTCTTGCCGACTGACGCCGTCAGCGAGCCTCTGTCCGATCACGCCGTATCCAACCACACCTACTTTGACCATGAAATCCTCCCGAATTGACAAAGGGTTCGAGAAAAGCCCCGCGTTAATCCCAGGTATGTGCGGAAACGGAGCCGGGCCTCACGCCGTCGGCCATGCGAGGCGGCAACGCCTGATGTAACCGCTTACATTGCAAGCCGCAAAAAAAGCCGGCCACAAAGTCCATCGCAAAACCTGCAAGAAAACAGAGCAGTTCACGGACAA from Oceanidesulfovibrio marinus includes:
- a CDS encoding malic enzyme-like NAD(P)-binding protein, producing MALYTREEALQYRRSPRPGIIEVVPTKPCGNQKELSMAYSPGVAEACNAIVEDPSAAALYTGRANLVAVVSDGSAVLGLGNIGPLAGKPVMEGKGVLFKNFADIDVFDLNLDVRNADQLIDVVKALEPTFGGINLEDIKAPGCFYIEEVLKDEMNIPVFHDDQHGTAVISGAGLLNAAEISGKKMENMKVVIVGAGAAGIACAKFYVSLGIANENIYMFDSKGLIYQGRGGLNPYKVLFAQNKEASLAECMKGADVFLGLSRKDLVTQDMVRSMAHNPIIFAMANPDPEISYADAKGANPECIMGTGRTDFPNQVNNVSGFPYIFRGALDVQATEINEEMKVAAARALADLAKEPVPSEICDAYSVKEMSFGLDYVIPKPLDPRVLEWETPAVAEAAMRSGVAKAPIDDLKGYAVSLRERMEASGKRIKSFVESYR
- a CDS encoding 3-hydroxyacyl-CoA dehydrogenase family protein, with amino-acid sequence MDTSWKIMVVGAGTMGHGIAQCVAMAGFNVRIVDQFPGVLDKAKVLVKEHLEGMVREGRIDAELAEASFGRMEFHDDLEASAAWADFVFEAVFEDLQVKRELFHRLGALTRPDVVLTSNTSSFDIAKLCDVTQHPERVIGMHWFHPPQITPCIEVIPAGATSAETVETAKVIAEAVRKYPTACANSPGFVANRIQFAMAAEALAIVEEGLATPEEVDRIVTSSFGFRLSAFGPFEIADQAGIDVYLSIFKYLHEMLGRGQFAPPPLLEKMVQDGKLGLKSGAGFYDYGDDAADALRRTRDKRLFDRLALFRAERMDGSD
- a CDS encoding ABC transporter ATP-binding protein, translated to MLQAKNLNVYYGGAHVIFDIDIDIVEGQFVGLFGRNGSGKSSLFRAFMGLTPPRVTGEIVFKKQNIVGLPPHKIANLGLGWVPEDRKIFPNLTVRRNLRLGIKSARHTPNKDKLFGLDEAYKYFPKLHILRKKLGAQMSGGEQQMLTVARTMMGNPDLVLLDEPTEGLAPNIAKDMLDMILEIRKDFKLTAVVVEQFSAKLLPYLDHCYVMEMGEVIFSGSPDVLAKDEALQQRLMGVG
- a CDS encoding ABC transporter ATP-binding protein; its protein translation is MAFLEIRNLVKRFGAFVATNDVSCDIDETGILSIIGPNGAGKTTFFNLLTGLLKPDSGSIHYRGKDITGLKPYQVVGQGIARSFQVVSLFEEMTVLENVCIGVQHRLGQMRHPFRSFKKNKQVQEKAMEILERVNIADKANNGAAYIPHGDRKILDLAVAITSEPQTLLLDEPMAGLSKAERLRITDLIKELNKTTKIIIVEHDMDLVFGISDEIIVLHHGTILATGTPKEIANNNEVQAAYLGHEVQ
- a CDS encoding branched-chain amino acid ABC transporter permease — encoded protein: MDKVRKDPLFWIFLVFLCYPFLPYLGNFVSLGTELLLWFIFTLSFNLCLGQTGLPSFGHGAFYGLGSYAAAISFLRFYGEDSFFLPLITAIAIGALFGAMLGWMIREKRGVYFAMLTVVFTQVVFGICWRWDAVTGGEAGLSGIDRVSILGLNMKDPHTYYYFCFVVFLLCAILIRTLAKSCFGMSLQAVRQNYIRAQYLGYNTGKYKFAVFTISSAFAGLAGGMYCMLTQSAFADILDWSKSGDVVMATLLGGGTVSFYGPIVGSIIFILFKELLSALWDHWALIYGLLFVVVLSLFPTGLMGIIINRSRGKKSKKGLLPTPAKQGGGAEEQVEQTN
- a CDS encoding branched-chain amino acid ABC transporter permease, with product MLILSLILNGVVLGLVYTAVALGFSLVLGVSGVINFSHGIIFTFGAYFFWAMYQSIGYLPAMVLAPIFVAGIGYLVERVIIRRVYGQDPLFGLLITLGFAIAMEELIRMIFGPAAHNVDPPSFASGLLIIGDFVYSYYRLFIAGVAILMIGGTWILTEKSNFGAVVKAGMFNSEMVGALGHNLYKLRLYVMVLGSAAAGLAGILAAPIWSVKSGMGNAILMPSFLIVLMGGLGSIPGTLIGGLLVGLSISLGTLVVPRYVDIIPYLLMGVIVYFWPRGLMGQQNIIE
- a CDS encoding ABC transporter substrate-binding protein, whose translation is MKRIWIVGLMLLGVLLVAPQAMAEEPFKIGVVSPVSGNYGDHGALERAGMEMALKDLGGKILGRTVELEVLDSESNPDAAARRARSLIEKDQVKVLVGGVSSSVGMAVGAVAEERKVLYVCTNGNSDELTSAKANHYQFRVGASMAALGRAAATYATNNLGKKWFYLTHDYSWGHSGTRWARDVMEKTGATEVGEVKVPLGTRDFSSQLLQIRNSGAEVLMITCAGFDNVALLKQLAEYKIYDKMKVVYTLMEYVDMYPLDPDERQAYAAVEVSWNENPKMEAASKKFEKMFPDAAAPVMDNGNYNGYIAIMMINEAANKAGSLDDVEKLICAMEGLEITNNLRAQPSYVSPKTHQVLSTVDIVKANPEGKGLNIWDVQKAYHASEYDMTEEENPVDVSCGAQK
- a CDS encoding SDR family NAD(P)-dependent oxidoreductase, with protein sequence MGSTGNMAQNDKPRGYEFDLDGKVAMVTGAAGGIGLAVAQTLARYGADVALCDIQAEAVERAAEDIASTWGGRALSSRLDVTDTASINACVSEVNEAYGRIDILVNSAGINIPQIAEEVTEEAWDKVLDINLKGSFFCCQAVGRIMIAQQGGKIINISSQAGSVGLIRRSAYCSSKGAMDQMTRVLAVEWAKHNINVNSLAPTFLLTPLTQAMFEEPEFKAYVDENILFSRMATTDDLVGAAVFLASRASDMVTGTVLYVDGGWTAH